The following DNA comes from Streptococcus canis.
CTCGAAGTTGAAAAATGATGCTATAGATATAATTCTGATAAATACCGTTAAAAATGTATTGAGATGGTCACAAATGGTAGAGGGAAACGAAAGACCTGACAAAGAGCCATTTTCAAGTCAGTCAACTTCTCGTTGGGAAAAATAAAAAATTGATAGTCTTGGTGTTGCCAACTGAGAGCCATTAACTAAGAAAAAAGAGGAATTCTTCCGAAATATTCTGGATAAATAATGGTGAGGATTGGCAATTAGATGACTGAGGCAGAGAGTGAACAACCAAGTATTCAATAAGGTCTGTCAAGTCTTGTTGAGTTTGAAGAAAATACCCAATCAGGTATGTCAGGTCAGCATCAAGGTGAAATGACAACGGTAAAAGATACTAAAGTGTCAAGTGATAAACCAGAAGATAAACTGTCTAAAGAAGATACAGGCAAAAATCGTAAAGATGAGCAGAAGAAATAGACTTTCCTACCAAAAGCAGGTGAAGTGGTGTCTCTGGTGTTACTGGTAGGATTTCTTCTCCTCTTCGCATTAGGTTATGCTGTTCTTATGAAGAAACAATAAGCTGATTATTTAGGGAACTATTGTGATAAAAAGACAAATCAGGAAGTTTCTGGTTTGTCTTTTTTAGTATGATTAATCTAAAAAGCCACCAGTTTGGCTGGTGGCGGATAAGGGTAGCTACTGATTAAGGCGTTTTATTAATAGCATCAATGATTTGGTATTGGGCTGTTTTGGCCTCTTCAATCGGATAGATAGGGTAAACATGGTTCATCCCTTCTTGGGCGATATAGGTTACTTGATGCTTAGCTGCTTGTAACTTGGCAGCGTAGTCGCGAATATCTGGGTAGAAAATTTCACGAGTCCCAGTGAATAAAGTGATTGGTGCGAGGTTATGGATAGGTCCATTTTTAGGGCTAACATAGATATGGTTTGTGTTATCAGATGAATTTGCCCAGAGGGCACCAACGCGTTTTAGTCCCCAAGCAGATAAGATAGGGTCAGCTTCTTCGTAATTTGGAATTTCAGCGTGAGACATGGTCACATCTAGCCATGGAGAGAGAAGGATAATCTGTTTAGGTTGGGCAACGGATTCATTATTCAAGGCATGGGCCAATCCCAAGGCCAGTCCTCCTCCAGCTGAGTCTCCCATAAGGAAAAGCTCTTGGTTTTTTTGCTGATAATGCTTGTAAAGGTTAACCAATCTTGGCATGGCATAATCGTAGGTATAGCGAGGAGCCTTCGGATAAATTGGTAAAATGATTTTAGCATCGAGGCTGGTGGATAGGGTTTTTAACATGCTGATATGATAAGAAGTTGGGTTATTGAGATAAGAGCCTCCAGCTAGATAAAAAATGGTTTTTTGATTCGGTTTTCCGTTGTCATTCCAAGAGTAAACTTGCATGTCAAAAAGTTTTTCTTGAACAAGCTGTCCATTTACTGTGCCAGGGTCAAGTTCGTAGGGCTTATCAGACTGTTCACGGCAAGCATTTAGATAGTTTTGGAAACTGGTATCATCTTGTTCTGCATAGTAACTCTTGTCACGTTTCAGCCAGAAATATTGTTCGATAAACCAGCTCTTCCAGGAACGGGAACTAGCCGAAGCAGAAGTTGGTAAACTCAAGGTCAGCATAAGGCCTAAAGCCACCATTAATTTTTGAAAAGACTGTTTCAAAGGTATCTCCTTAATGTAAATATTATTGATATTGCAATATTATTATAATAAAAATGACTATTTTGTCAATATAAGGCTATAATAATGAGAAAAGTTATTTATTTACAAACGTAAATACAAATGCTATAATTAATTTACAAAAGTAAACAAATCGAGGTGTAAACATGCAACACATAACATCAGCTGAGTGGGAGGTCATGCGCGTGGTCTGGGCAAGCGGGACTATTAAAAGTAGCGACATTATTGCCGTTCTTGGGCAAAAGTTTCAGTGGTCGAATTCGACCATCAAAACCTTAATTGGCCGTTTGATGGATAAAAAAGCTTTGGGAGCTTACCGAGAGGGAAGGGCCTATATTTATCATGCCTTAGTTGATGAAACTGAGCTTCAAAAAGCTGCTTTAGCTGCTGTTTTGGATAGTATTTGTCAGCGAAAACATGCAGAATTATTGTTGAGTAGGCTTTATGATTTGCCCATGACATCGGCTGACATTGCTGACTTTCAAGTCTTGTTAGAAACTAAAAAAGAAAAGACAGTGACACAGGTGCCTTGCAATTGTCTTCCTGGTCAATGCCATTGTCAAAAGAAGGAGGACATTAATGACTAAAGAAACCTTTTTGGTGGACGGGATGACTTGTGCGTCTTGTGCCTTAACCATTGAAAAAGCGGTTAATCAATTACCAGAGGTGGACAAGGCTGTTGTGAACTTGGCTACTGAAAAACTATCGGTTGAATTTGCTGCTGATAAGTTAGCAGCTAGCAATATTATTCAAGCTGTGGAGGCTGCAGGCTACGGTGCTAGTGTTTTGGATGCCAGTAAGCAACAGAATCCCTTAGAACGTCAGGAGCAAGAGGTGGCTACTATTTGGCATCGATTCTTGTGGTCTGCTGCCTTTACTCTTCCGTTATTGTATTTAGCCATGGGGCACATGGTAGGTTTTTGGTTGCCAACATTGTTGCAGCCCCAGCTTCATCCCGTCCTTTATAGTGTTAGTCAACTGCTACTAACCTTGCCAGTTCTTTTTATAAACCGTCATTATTATGACAATGGTTTTAGGGCCTTGTTTAGAGGGCATCCCAATATGGATTCTTTAGTTGCCTTAGCAACCAGCTTTGCCTTTCTTTATAGTCTTTACGGAAGCCTTTATATTGTTTTAGGTCAGGTTCAGTTTGTCCATTCCCTTTATTTTGAATCAGTTGTGGTGATTTTGACCCTTATTCGTTTAGGGAAGTATTTTGAAATCCGGTCTAAAGGGCGGACATCTCAAGCTATTCAAAAACTCATGTCTTTAAAGGCCACGGAGGTTAGGGTTTGGCGTGATAAGCAATGGCAATTGCTTTCCTTGGAGGAAGTGACTTATGATGATCTTGTCCTTATTCAGCCAGGGGAAAAAGTGTCAGTTGATGGTGTGATTATAGAGGGTCACAGTAGTCTGGACGAATCCTTTTTGACAGGAGAAAGTTTGCCTGTTGATAAGCATGAAAATGACAAGGTTTTTGCTGGGACTTTAAATGGTCAAGGGGCTCTGACCGTTAAGCCAACTAAGTTTGGGAATGATACACTGCTAGCACATATCATTCAATTAGTGGAAGAAGCTCAAGAAAACAAGGCACCTATTGCTGCTATGGCAGATAAGGTATCAGGCATTTTTGTGCCAGTGGTGTTAATTTTGGCACTTTTGACAGGATGTTTCTGGTTGTTTGTTATGCAAGAAAGCCTCCGTTTTAGTTTGACAACCGCCATTGCTGTGCTAGTGATTGCTTGCCCTTGTGCTTTAGGGTTAGCAACGCCAACAGCGATTATGGTTGGGACAGGTCGTGCTGCAGAGAATGGTATTCTCGTTAAAGGTGGCCATATTCTGGAAGGAGCACATCAGCTAACGACTATTGTTTTTGATAAAACAGGAACCATTACAGAAGGTAAAGCTAGTTTGCAACAGATTATTTCCTTTTCTGAGGACAATCATCTTGTTTTGCAAGAAGCCGCTTCATTAGAACGTTATTCTCAACACCCTTTGGGTCAGGCACTTGTTCGTGCTGCTGAAGAAGCTGGCTACCAGAGTTTACTGGTAGATCAGTTTGAGTCTTTGACAGGGCTTGGCTTAACAGGGCAACTTAATGGTAACCACCTAGCAGTTGGTAATGAAGCCTTGATGACACGACTTGCTGTTGATTTAACTTCTTCTCATCGAGCCTTTGAAAAGGCAGCTAGTGAAGGACAGACTGTTGTGTATTATGCTAAAAATGGTCAACTACAAGCCCTCTTTTTAATTGCTGACGCTGTAAAGAAAGATAGTCGAGCTACTATCAAAGCCCTGCATAAGATGGGCCTTCAGACAGTCATGTTGACAGGAGATAATGACGCCACAGCAAGGACCATTGCCAATCAAGTGGGAATTACTAATGTGGTTAGTCAAGTCCTTCCTCATCAGAAGGCAGATGTCATTGCTAACTTGCAAGCAGACGGAAAAAAAGTGGCCATGGTAGGAGATGGGATCAATGACGCTCCTGCCCTTGCCCTAGCTGATATTGGAATAGCTATGGGATCAGGTACGGATATTGCCATTGAGTCGGCAGATATGATTCTGATGAAACCTGATATGTTGGATTTGGTCAAAGCCTTGTCATTAAGTCGAGCAACGATGACTATTGTTAAAGAGAATTTGTTTTGGGCTTTTATTTATAATATTGTCATGATACCAGTTGCTATGGGAATCTTTCATCTCATTGGTGGTCCGCTCTTAAATCCCATGCTAGCTGGTTTGGCCATGAGTTTGAGTTCGGTGTCAGTTGTCTTAAATGCACTGCGATTAAAACGAAAACCTATTTAAGGAGAAAGAGAAATGGAAAAGAGTTATCAAATTAAGGGAATGAAGTGTGATGGTTGTGTCAAAACCGTCACTGAAAAATTAACAGCTATTCCTGGTGTAGATGCTGTGGAAGTGAATTTGGAAAAGGGAGAAGTTAAGGTAACAGGTTATCCTCTCACTCTTTTCTTGAAGCGAGCGCTGAAAGGAACTAAATTTGAATTGAACAAGTTGCCTTAGGCTTGTTTTAACGATGATGACAAGGGGTTCAAGTGACGTTGAGCCTCTTTTTGTCATGTCTAAAGGAGTCAGTCAATGTTTGTCTCTAGTCCAATACTTCTGTTGTTAGGTAGTAGGTCTAGCCACCTCAGCTAAACTTTTTGAATTTCCTAGATCTCGGGAAGACTCCTTTGATTCAGAAAAAAGCCTCTTGACAAATAAGGATTGCCAAGAGGTCTTTGGGCTTATTTTTAATATCTGATCGCTAAGCAGATGGGTTCAGTCGCTCTTTTTCTTAGCAACTAAGACTTGGGTAAACTGGTTATAGCGTTCCACCATGTCATCGGTAATTTGCGAATCTGTCACAACGGCATCAATATCATCTAAATGGTAAAAAATGAAAAAGTCGTAGGCATTGAATTTTTGGTTATCTACCAAGAGGTATTTTTCAATAGAATTATTAAAGGCTAGTTTTTGAATTTCCCCTTCGGTTTCACTGTAAGTAGCAATGTCGTTTTTATAAATGCCATTGCAACTAATAAAGGCTTTGGCAAATTTTAAGGAGGAGATATTTTGACTGGCAAGGGACCCAACAAAAGCTCCGGTAATGGATCGGTATTCACCACCGATCAGAATTAGGTCAACGGTTTCGCTATCCTGAAGAATAGTAAAGACGGGGAGGCTATTGGTTACAATACGAATCTGACGATTTTTTAATTGCTCAGCAAAAAATTCTAGGGTGGTTCCAGGGCCAATGAAGATGGTTTCTCCGTCATTGACCAATTGAGTTGCATAAGAAGCTAACTCACGTTTTTCTTTTGTTTGAACGGTTTGCTTCTCAGTATTTGACCGTTCTTTTTTGTTAGGCATGGTAATGCTCTGTGCCCCTCCATGGATACGGATTAATTTTCCTGCTTTTTCCAGTTCATCTAAATCTCTGCGAACCGTCATATCAGAGACATTTAAGGTCTCAATAATGTCATTGACCGTGATAATACCTTTCTCATTGACTTTTTCAATAATTGTCAGAAGTCTTTCTCTTTTTAACATCTGAAGACCTCCTTCCTAATGTGTTTGCTTAGGATTATCATAGCATATAACGTTTTAGATTTCAATAAAACAAAAATAATAAAACAAAAAATAAACATAAATAGATATTTTTTTGAAAAATATGTTGATTTTTGTTTGTTGGTATACTATAATGGTTGTGTAAACGGTTGCTAGATGTTGATTCAAGATTTGGTAGCAGCTAAAAAATAATTGTAGAAAGGTGATACGGAGTGTTTCCTAATATTCTATTTACTGAAGCAAGGACGCAGGCAGAGCTTTTTGACTTTGTTGCTAGCTACTTGGAAAAGGCTGGTTATGTGACGCAAGGGTACCATCAGGCTTTGGTGGAGCGTGAGGCGGTATTTCCGACAGGACTCAAAGTGGACCTCAAAGATGGGTCAGATATTTTGTATGCGGCTATTCCGCATACAGAAACCAAGTATTGCTTGGTTGATCAAGTGGTCTATGTTAGAAATAGTCAGGCCCTTGTTTTTAAGCACATGATTAACCCAGAAGAAGACTGTTTGGTAACGGATTTCTTCTTTATTATCAATAGTCAAAATGAGGGTCAAACGACGATCCTATCTAATCTCATTACTTTCTTTATTACTAAGGGGAATCTTAGCCATCTAGCCAGTCTAAAAGACAATAAACAAGCTATTTCAAACTATTTAATAGAAAAAGGAGTATTTCAGCATGATTAAAATTCTAGCAGCCTGTGGGGCAGGTGTTAATTCAAGTCATCAAATTAAAGATGCTATCGAAAGCCAAATGAGTGATCGTGGCTATGATGTTCATTGTGATGCGGTGATGGTCAAAGACATCACAGAAGAATTGGTGTCTCGTTATGATATTTTCACACCTATTGCTAAGACCGATTTGGGATTTGATTTACCAATTCCAACAGTAGAAGCAGGGCCTATTCTTTACCGTATTCCTGTCATGAGTGAACCTGTTTTTGCTGAATTGGAGCGCGTGATTAAAGAAAACCATTTGCAGTAAGTCAAAAAAAACATAAGGAGACAAGATTATGCAACCTTTTTTGGACGTTATTAACAAGGTTCTAGGCTTCCCTATTCAGTTGGGCTCAGGTGTAGTCATGCTGATTGTTATGACAGGTTTAGCCATGATTTTCGGGGTTAAATTCACAAAGGCATTGGAAGGTGGGATTAAGTTAGCCATCGCCTTGACAGGAATTGGAGCCATTATTGGGATTTTGACAGGGGCTTTTTCAGAGTCTTTGCAGGCCTTTGTAAAAAACACTGGTATCAGTTTAAATATTATTGATGTGGGCTGGGCACCGCTTGCAACAATTACCTGGGGTTCCCCTTATACCCTTTATTTCTTACTGGTGATGCTGGTGGTCAATATTGTCATGATTGTCATGAAGAAAACAGATACCCTTGATGTCGATATTTTTGATATTTGGCACTTATCCATTACGGGCTTGCTGATTATGTGGTATGCCGCTCGCAATCATTTACCAGTTCTTGTGTCTCTTATCATTGCGACTGTAGCTGTTGTTCTTGTCGGGGTGCTTAAGATTATTAATTCTGACTTGATGAAACCGACCTTTGATGACCTGCTTGGGACAGGGGCTCAGTCACCGATGACTTCAACCCACATGAACTACATGATGAATCCTATTATTGTGTTGCTTGACAAGATTTTTGACAAGGTCTTTCCTGGACTAGATAAATATGATTTTGATGCTGCCAAATTGAACAAAAAAATTGGTTTTTGGGGCTCTAAATTTTTTATTGGGATGGTTCTAGGTTTTGTGATTGGGATTATGGGAGATCCTCATTTCAGTGTTGAGTCTATCAGAAATTGGTTTGGTCTAGGATTTACAGCGGGTGCCTGTTTGGAACTTTTCTCTTTGATCGGTTCTTGGTTTATCGCAGCTGTTGAGCCCTTGTCACAAGGGATTACCAATTTTGCCAATGCTAGAATGCAAGGACGTCGTTTCAATATTGGTTTGGACTGGCCTTTCATTGCTGGTCGAGCTGAAATCTGGGCCTGTGCCAATATCCTTGCCCCAATCATGTTGATTGAAGCCGTTCTTCTTTCAAAAGTCGGCAATGGGATTTTACCACTGGCTGGAATTATTGCCATGGGGATGACACCAGCTCTTCTTGTGGTCACACGTGGTCGTTTGATTCGTATGATTATTTTTGGTTCTCTCTTATTGCCACTATTCCTCTTGTCAGGGACTATGATTGCCCCATTTGCGACAGAATTGGCTAAGAAAGTCGGGGCTTTCCCAGCAGGTGCGAGCGCTAGTTCCTTGATTACCCATTCAACACTTGAAGGACCAATGGAGAAAATCTTTGGCTATGTGATTGGTCAAGCGACAACAGGTCAGATTGCCTCAATTATTACACTAATTATTTTTGTGGTCATTTATCTAGGCCTCTTTGCTTGGTATGCTCAACAAATGAAGGCACGTAATGCTCAATATGCCAAAACAGTAAAATAAGAGTAGATTAGGTAACTAACTTAAAAAACTAGTGGGCAATAACAGATAACCCCAGAAGGTATCTGTTGCCTCCCCACTGACATGAAAAGAGTATTCCTCATTCAAGGCAAGGCGCTCTGTGGGAACCCGCAAGCGCTTTTCTTGAAAAGAATAATAAAAAACAAACAAAATCATTCAGAAAGTGTTTATTTTATTTTGGAACGCGTTTAGAAGGAGAATTTTTGAGGTTAACAAAATGCCTATAAACCGTTCATCATCACAAAGGAGAAGTTATGGCTATTATTTTAGGTGCAGATGCACACGGAAATGCGTTGAAAGAGTTGATTAAAGGCTTTCTTCAAGAAGAAGGCTATGACATTATTGATGTGACTGACGTCAACAATGATTTTATTGATAATACGTTAGCAGTTGCTAAGGCGGTCAATGAAGCAGATGACCGTTTAGGCATTATGATTGATGCTTATGGAGCAGGGCCATTTATGGTCGCTACCAAAATCAAAGGGATGGTCGCTGCAGAAGTGTCAGATGAACGCTCCGCTTACATGACTCGTGGTCACAACAATGCCCGCATGATTACCATGGGA
Coding sequences within:
- a CDS encoding fibronectin binding protein; translated protein: MSSLVEFEENTQSGMSGQHQGEMTTVKDTKVSSDKPEDKLSKEDTGKNRKDEQKK
- a CDS encoding alpha/beta hydrolase — its product is MKQSFQKLMVALGLMLTLSLPTSASASSRSWKSWFIEQYFWLKRDKSYYAEQDDTSFQNYLNACREQSDKPYELDPGTVNGQLVQEKLFDMQVYSWNDNGKPNQKTIFYLAGGSYLNNPTSYHISMLKTLSTSLDAKIILPIYPKAPRYTYDYAMPRLVNLYKHYQQKNQELFLMGDSAGGGLALGLAHALNNESVAQPKQIILLSPWLDVTMSHAEIPNYEEADPILSAWGLKRVGALWANSSDNTNHIYVSPKNGPIHNLAPITLFTGTREIFYPDIRDYAAKLQAAKHQVTYIAQEGMNHVYPIYPIEEAKTAQYQIIDAINKTP
- a CDS encoding CopY/TcrY family copper transport repressor, which translates into the protein MQHITSAEWEVMRVVWASGTIKSSDIIAVLGQKFQWSNSTIKTLIGRLMDKKALGAYREGRAYIYHALVDETELQKAALAAVLDSICQRKHAELLLSRLYDLPMTSADIADFQVLLETKKEKTVTQVPCNCLPGQCHCQKKEDIND
- a CDS encoding heavy metal translocating P-type ATPase, with the translated sequence MTKETFLVDGMTCASCALTIEKAVNQLPEVDKAVVNLATEKLSVEFAADKLAASNIIQAVEAAGYGASVLDASKQQNPLERQEQEVATIWHRFLWSAAFTLPLLYLAMGHMVGFWLPTLLQPQLHPVLYSVSQLLLTLPVLFINRHYYDNGFRALFRGHPNMDSLVALATSFAFLYSLYGSLYIVLGQVQFVHSLYFESVVVILTLIRLGKYFEIRSKGRTSQAIQKLMSLKATEVRVWRDKQWQLLSLEEVTYDDLVLIQPGEKVSVDGVIIEGHSSLDESFLTGESLPVDKHENDKVFAGTLNGQGALTVKPTKFGNDTLLAHIIQLVEEAQENKAPIAAMADKVSGIFVPVVLILALLTGCFWLFVMQESLRFSLTTAIAVLVIACPCALGLATPTAIMVGTGRAAENGILVKGGHILEGAHQLTTIVFDKTGTITEGKASLQQIISFSEDNHLVLQEAASLERYSQHPLGQALVRAAEEAGYQSLLVDQFESLTGLGLTGQLNGNHLAVGNEALMTRLAVDLTSSHRAFEKAASEGQTVVYYAKNGQLQALFLIADAVKKDSRATIKALHKMGLQTVMLTGDNDATARTIANQVGITNVVSQVLPHQKADVIANLQADGKKVAMVGDGINDAPALALADIGIAMGSGTDIAIESADMILMKPDMLDLVKALSLSRATMTIVKENLFWAFIYNIVMIPVAMGIFHLIGGPLLNPMLAGLAMSLSSVSVVLNALRLKRKPI
- a CDS encoding heavy-metal-associated domain-containing protein, encoding MEKSYQIKGMKCDGCVKTVTEKLTAIPGVDAVEVNLEKGEVKVTGYPLTLFLKRALKGTKFELNKLP
- a CDS encoding DeoR/GlpR family DNA-binding transcription regulator; translation: MLKRERLLTIIEKVNEKGIITVNDIIETLNVSDMTVRRDLDELEKAGKLIRIHGGAQSITMPNKKERSNTEKQTVQTKEKRELASYATQLVNDGETIFIGPGTTLEFFAEQLKNRQIRIVTNSLPVFTILQDSETVDLILIGGEYRSITGAFVGSLASQNISSLKFAKAFISCNGIYKNDIATYSETEGEIQKLAFNNSIEKYLLVDNQKFNAYDFFIFYHLDDIDAVVTDSQITDDMVERYNQFTQVLVAKKKSD
- a CDS encoding PTS sugar transporter subunit IIA; the encoded protein is MFPNILFTEARTQAELFDFVASYLEKAGYVTQGYHQALVEREAVFPTGLKVDLKDGSDILYAAIPHTETKYCLVDQVVYVRNSQALVFKHMINPEEDCLVTDFFFIINSQNEGQTTILSNLITFFITKGNLSHLASLKDNKQAISNYLIEKGVFQHD
- a CDS encoding PTS sugar transporter subunit IIB; the protein is MIKILAACGAGVNSSHQIKDAIESQMSDRGYDVHCDAVMVKDITEELVSRYDIFTPIAKTDLGFDLPIPTVEAGPILYRIPVMSEPVFAELERVIKENHLQ
- a CDS encoding PTS galactitol transporter subunit IIC, with translation MQPFLDVINKVLGFPIQLGSGVVMLIVMTGLAMIFGVKFTKALEGGIKLAIALTGIGAIIGILTGAFSESLQAFVKNTGISLNIIDVGWAPLATITWGSPYTLYFLLVMLVVNIVMIVMKKTDTLDVDIFDIWHLSITGLLIMWYAARNHLPVLVSLIIATVAVVLVGVLKIINSDLMKPTFDDLLGTGAQSPMTSTHMNYMMNPIIVLLDKIFDKVFPGLDKYDFDAAKLNKKIGFWGSKFFIGMVLGFVIGIMGDPHFSVESIRNWFGLGFTAGACLELFSLIGSWFIAAVEPLSQGITNFANARMQGRRFNIGLDWPFIAGRAEIWACANILAPIMLIEAVLLSKVGNGILPLAGIIAMGMTPALLVVTRGRLIRMIIFGSLLLPLFLLSGTMIAPFATELAKKVGAFPAGASASSLITHSTLEGPMEKIFGYVIGQATTGQIASIITLIIFVVIYLGLFAWYAQQMKARNAQYAKTVK
- the lacA gene encoding galactose-6-phosphate isomerase subunit LacA, whose amino-acid sequence is MAIILGADAHGNALKELIKGFLQEEGYDIIDVTDVNNDFIDNTLAVAKAVNEADDRLGIMIDAYGAGPFMVATKIKGMVAAEVSDERSAYMTRGHNNARMITMGAEIVGQELAKNIAKGFVTGHYDGGRHQIRVDMLNKMA